The region AAAGGTCAAGACTTCACTGGTGACAGCAACGGTTCTGATTACACAGACCACGTTGGTCACGGTACTCACGTAGCGGGTACTATCGCTGGTGCGATCGATAAAACTGGTTTCACAGGTGTTGCTCCTAAGGCGAAAATCCTTGCGGGTCGCGTTTGTTCTGAAAATGGTTGCTCGAACGTTTCTATCGCTCAAGGTATCAACTGGGGTATCCAAGAAAAAGTAGACGTTATCTCTATGTCTTTGGGTGGTATGTGGTCGACTCCTGCTGAACGCGATGCTGTTGCTAAAGCAGACAAAGCGGGCATCACAGTGGTTGCAGCTTCTGGTAACAACGGTTCAAACCGCGTTTCTTACCCAGCAGCTCTTTCTACAGTGATTGCAGTAGGTGCTACTGATATCAACAACCTTAAAGCAGACTTCTCTCAGTACGGTCCTGAATTGGCGATCGTAGCTCCAGGTGTTGCAGTTGTTTCTTCTGTACCACAAGGAACTGGCCGCGAGTCTTCTGTAACAATCTCTATCGGCACTAAATCTGCAAAAGTTGCTTCAACGACTTTCCAAGGTGCGAAAGAAGTATTGACTCCTGAAATCAACGTTCTTGTTCCAGCAGGTCTTGGTAAAGACACTGATTTCGCGAACATCGATGTAAAAGGTAAATATGCTTTGATCAGCCGTGGTGAAATCACTTTCGCTGACAAAATCAAAAACGCTATCAAAGCGGGTGCGGCTGGCGCGGTTATCTACAATAACGCTCCTGGCTTGATCAACGGTGCTTTGACTGATGATGGTTCAGTTCTTCCTATCGCGGTGTTCATGATCGAACAAAACGTAGGTCAAGAAATCTTGAAATCAATCACTGCAGGTCAAACTGTAAAAGCAACTCTTCAAACGATTGCTACAGACTACGCTCCGTTTGATGGTACTTCAATGGCGACTCCTCACGTATCAGGTGTTGTTGCTCTTATGAAGTCTGCAAACAAAGCTTTGACGGGTGCTCAAGTGAAAGCACTTCTAAAACAAACTGCAACAGCATTGGGTCCTAACACGAACAATGAATACGGTGCAGGTCTTGTGAACGCTGAAGCGGCAGTTGCTGCAGCTATCAACGCGAAGTAATTAGATTTTAAAATCTAAATTAAAGACGGCTTCCTTCAAAAGGAGGCCGTTTTTTATTTGTGGCCCGCTGTAAGAGTTGTCATAATCTTTGATATGCAGCACTTACCAGCAATGATTTCCGATTTAGCCCTGATTCTTGGTACCGCGGGGCTAGTGACTTTGATCTTTAAAAAACTCAATCAGCCCATTGTTCTTGGATATCTTGTTGCGGGCTTTCTGGTCGGTCCTAAGACCACAATCTTCCCAACCATTGTCAGTAATGACAGCATTCACCTGTGGGCCGAGATTGGCGTTATTTTTCTTTTGTTCGCCCTGGGCCTTGAGTTCAGTTTTAAGAAGCTTTTCCGGGTGGGTGGTTCTTCGAGTTTCACGGCTATTTTAGAAATCTCGTTGATGATTGTTTTTGGTTACGTGACGGGTCGTCTATTAGATTGGTCGCCGATGGACAGTCTTTTCTTGGGTGGAATCTTAGCAATCTCGTCCACGTCAATTATCATTCGTACCATCGAAGAGCTGGGATTCAAAAATCTTCGCTTCGTCAGTCAGGTCTTCGGGATTTTAGTTATCGAAGATCTTGTGGCCGTGCTTTTGATGGTCCTTCTAACAACCGTGGCTTTAACTCGCGATTTTGCGGGCACTGAAATGTTGGGTGCTATCGTAAAGCTTTCTTTCTTCCTTTCTATCTGGTTTGTGGCCGGGATCTTCATGCTGCCTTCGTTTATGAAAAAAGCCCAAAAGCTTTTGAACGAAGAAACCGTTCTGGTGGTCGCTGTGGGTCTTTGCTTAGTGATGGTGGTTTTTGCAAGTTCCGTGGGCTTTTCTTCAGCTCTGGGCGCCTTTATCATGGGTTCTATTTTGGCAGAGACCATTGAAGGTGAGCGTATTCATCATCTTGTTGGTCCCATCAAAAATCTGTTTTCAGCCGTGTTCTTTATTTCCGTCGGAATGTTGATTGATCCGATTGTGATTCGCGACAACTGGAAAGAAGTTTTGATTTTATCAAGTGTCGTTCTTGTCGGTAAGACGTTCAGTGTTACATTGGGATCTGTGCTTGCCGGACAAACGCTCA is a window of Bdellovibrio bacteriovorus DNA encoding:
- a CDS encoding S8 family serine peptidase, whose product is MKNVFALIVTVLFATAAQAERVIVIMKDKQAFKSAHMAYKMKGSYALKGFNWDQQPNGLGQVDGKVEDSLENLNTLIIDTNSESEIAKLKANPAVAYVEKEIFHEAPRPVKGFLAKAQKSQQKVGQKTPWGIHAVKAPQAWALSNQGQGARVLVLDTGIDQAHPSLKSNFEKGQDFTGDSNGSDYTDHVGHGTHVAGTIAGAIDKTGFTGVAPKAKILAGRVCSENGCSNVSIAQGINWGIQEKVDVISMSLGGMWSTPAERDAVAKADKAGITVVAASGNNGSNRVSYPAALSTVIAVGATDINNLKADFSQYGPELAIVAPGVAVVSSVPQGTGRESSVTISIGTKSAKVASTTFQGAKEVLTPEINVLVPAGLGKDTDFANIDVKGKYALISRGEITFADKIKNAIKAGAAGAVIYNNAPGLINGALTDDGSVLPIAVFMIEQNVGQEILKSITAGQTVKATLQTIATDYAPFDGTSMATPHVSGVVALMKSANKALTGAQVKALLKQTATALGPNTNNEYGAGLVNAEAAVAAAINAK